The Corynebacterium qintianiae genome has a window encoding:
- a CDS encoding trimeric intracellular cation channel family protein, translating to MNATELEPMLQVVYRVLELIGVFLASLVGGTVARKMKFDIIGFILLAIVSSLAGGAMRDTLIDSGLIAALDNPEYVWTAMAGAAVAYLTRLRGFFWTIIQYHADMAVLGVWAVTGSTKALLHGVSPLGCVLMGVVTATGGSILRDMMCGQVPAVLKNQQMTVIPAVVAGTLNVVLYHSGHDAWGMIASPVVAFLLAMLVYWKGWYVPAKQDFAPVNDLAWNLRQSFSGVEKQLRKAARKAEPTEVRNWRHEKMEEIDEEENQELASIEGADTGDLRESPTRESVQDKLSQDPSRDEFIDALYRAYVSTDKDSDSGWLRRK from the coding sequence GTGAATGCCACCGAATTAGAACCGATGCTGCAGGTCGTCTACCGCGTGCTTGAGCTGATCGGCGTGTTCCTCGCGTCGCTCGTCGGCGGCACCGTGGCCAGGAAGATGAAGTTCGACATCATCGGCTTTATCCTCCTGGCCATCGTTTCGTCTCTGGCGGGTGGCGCGATGCGCGACACCCTGATCGATTCCGGGCTTATCGCGGCGCTGGACAACCCCGAGTACGTGTGGACGGCCATGGCCGGCGCCGCGGTGGCGTACCTGACCCGGCTGCGCGGGTTCTTCTGGACGATCATCCAGTACCACGCCGACATGGCCGTGCTGGGCGTGTGGGCGGTGACGGGTTCCACTAAGGCGCTGCTGCACGGCGTCTCGCCTCTGGGCTGCGTCCTCATGGGCGTGGTCACCGCGACCGGCGGGAGCATCCTGCGCGACATGATGTGCGGGCAGGTGCCGGCGGTGCTGAAGAACCAGCAGATGACGGTGATTCCCGCGGTGGTGGCGGGCACCCTCAACGTCGTGCTCTATCACTCCGGGCACGACGCGTGGGGCATGATCGCCTCGCCGGTCGTCGCGTTCCTGCTGGCCATGCTCGTGTACTGGAAGGGTTGGTACGTGCCGGCTAAGCAGGACTTCGCCCCGGTCAATGACCTGGCGTGGAACCTGAGGCAGTCGTTTAGTGGCGTCGAGAAGCAGCTTCGCAAAGCCGCGCGCAAGGCCGAGCCTACGGAGGTGCGCAACTGGCGCCACGAGAAAATGGAGGAAATCGACGAGGAGGAGAACCAGGAACTCGCCTCGATCGAGGGCGCGGACACCGGTGATCTGCGGGAGTCGCCCACGCGCGAGTCGGTGCAGGACAAGCTGAGCCAGGATCCCTCCCGCGACGAGTTCATCGACGCGCTCTACCGCGCGTACGTGAGCACGGACAAGGACTCCGACTCGGGGTGGCTCAGGCGCAAGTAA
- a CDS encoding DUF4230 domain-containing protein yields the protein MSTVQETGSRRRGGCASVVLGIIALLAIAALALALLRPALFGLGGEKITQREIGASFQQIAELSVEEYVYSNVGTFDQEGFKVVGRTVPFTGRNFLVQYDGSVKAGLRDAEQVKVDVDDAAQSVTVGVPRVEVTENTIDPSTIVVYDQSLNPLNQVKVEDVTEFLEEQEKVAVDKAVNSGLLERAQTRTEELLRSHAEVLIDGTNMAGYRVEVRWV from the coding sequence ATGAGCACGGTGCAGGAAACTGGAAGCAGGCGGCGCGGAGGGTGCGCGAGCGTGGTGCTGGGCATCATCGCGCTGCTGGCGATCGCGGCGCTTGCCCTGGCGCTGCTGCGGCCCGCGCTGTTCGGGCTTGGTGGCGAAAAGATCACGCAGCGCGAGATTGGAGCGTCGTTCCAGCAGATAGCGGAGCTCTCGGTGGAGGAGTACGTCTACTCCAACGTCGGCACCTTCGACCAAGAGGGGTTCAAAGTGGTCGGACGCACCGTGCCGTTCACCGGGCGCAACTTCCTCGTCCAGTACGACGGTTCGGTGAAGGCGGGCCTGCGCGACGCCGAGCAGGTGAAGGTGGATGTGGACGATGCGGCGCAGTCCGTGACCGTCGGCGTGCCGCGCGTGGAGGTCACGGAGAACACCATTGATCCTTCCACCATCGTTGTTTACGACCAGTCGCTGAATCCGCTCAACCAGGTCAAGGTGGAGGATGTAACTGAGTTCCTCGAGGAACAGGAGAAAGTCGCCGTTGACAAGGCCGTGAATAGCGGGTTGCTGGAGCGCGCCCAGACCCGGACGGAGGAACTCCTGCGCAGCCACGCAGAGGTGCTCATCGACGGCACCAACATGGCGGGTTACCGCGTCGAGGTGCGCTGGGTGTAG
- a CDS encoding serine hydrolase domain-containing protein, producing the protein MDLSTHLGQWQVDNVSAAVIGSTEASYGDEDRVYELKSVTKLLAAYSFLMAVEEGAFSLDDACGPTGSTVRHLLSHASGVGLDSREPQKPVGERRIYSSAGFEILDDFLTECSGMSLGEYARLGVFEPLGMSTAEIYGSAGHEGRASLSDMRAFARELASPSLLSEETLSDAFANQFGDLRGVVPGYGMQKPCPWGLGFEIKGEKAPHWTGENMPADTVGHFGMSGTYLWVVPAWSSSPAAGTAMVVLTDRDFGDWAKPLWQETNAAVFAEL; encoded by the coding sequence ATGGACCTCTCAACACACCTGGGGCAGTGGCAGGTAGACAACGTTTCCGCCGCGGTGATTGGTTCCACCGAGGCATCGTACGGCGACGAGGACCGCGTCTACGAGCTCAAGAGTGTGACCAAACTTCTCGCCGCGTACAGCTTTCTCATGGCGGTGGAGGAGGGGGCGTTCTCGCTTGACGACGCCTGCGGGCCCACCGGGTCGACCGTACGCCATCTGCTGTCGCACGCCTCTGGAGTGGGGCTGGATTCGCGCGAGCCGCAGAAACCAGTGGGGGAGCGGCGCATCTATTCCTCGGCGGGTTTCGAGATTCTGGACGACTTCCTCACGGAGTGCTCCGGGATGAGCCTGGGCGAGTACGCGCGCCTGGGCGTGTTTGAACCGCTCGGCATGTCGACGGCCGAAATATATGGCTCGGCCGGTCACGAGGGGAGGGCGTCGCTAAGCGATATGCGCGCGTTCGCCCGCGAGCTCGCGTCGCCATCGCTGTTGAGCGAAGAGACGCTTAGCGACGCCTTTGCCAACCAATTCGGAGACCTACGCGGTGTCGTTCCTGGTTATGGCATGCAGAAACCGTGCCCGTGGGGCCTCGGATTTGAGATCAAGGGGGAGAAAGCGCCGCATTGGACCGGTGAGAATATGCCTGCCGATACCGTCGGGCATTTCGGGATGTCGGGAACGTACCTGTGGGTGGTGCCGGCGTGGTCGTCGTCGCCCGCTGCGGGGACCGCGATGGTGG